In the Maribacter sp. MJ134 genome, one interval contains:
- the rplO gene encoding 50S ribosomal protein L15 — protein MNLSNLQPAEGSVNRDGKRLGRGQGSGKGGTAARGHKGAKSRSGYSKKIGFEGGQMPLQRRVPKFGFTNINRKEYQGINLDRLQALVDDKVIKDTVTLDILIENGLVRKNELVKILGGGELKASLKISVHKFTATAKAAIEAAGGEAISL, from the coding sequence ATGAATTTAAGTAATCTACAACCTGCAGAAGGTTCAGTTAATAGAGATGGTAAGCGTCTGGGAAGAGGCCAAGGATCTGGTAAAGGTGGAACTGCTGCAAGAGGACATAAAGGAGCTAAATCTAGATCGGGTTACTCCAAGAAAATAGGATTTGAAGGTGGACAGATGCCCTTGCAAAGAAGAGTGCCTAAGTTCGGTTTCACGAATATAAATCGTAAGGAATATCAAGGCATTAATCTAGACAGGTTGCAAGCTCTTGTTGATGACAAGGTTATCAAGGATACTGTTACTTTAGATATTTTGATAGAGAACGGACTTGTTAGAAAAAATGAGTTAGTGAAGATTTTAGGTGGTGGAGAGTTAAAAGCATCACTGAAAATTTCGGTACATAAATTTACAGCTACAGCAAAAGCCGCTATCGAAGCTGCCGGTGGTGAAGCAATAAGTTTATAA
- the rplC gene encoding 50S ribosomal protein L3, whose translation MSGLIGRKVGMTSIFDENGKNIPCTVIEAGPCVVTQVRTEEVDGYSALQLGFDDKAEKRANKAELGHVKKAGASPKKKVVEFQGFEGDYKLGDTVGVDLFVEGEFIDVIGTSKGKGFQGVVKRHGFGGVGQATHGQHNRLRAPGSIGAASYPARVFKGMRMAGRMGGERVTVQNLRVLKVVPEKNLLVVKGCVPGHKNAYVTIEK comes from the coding sequence ATGTCTGGGTTAATAGGAAGAAAAGTAGGCATGACCAGTATTTTTGACGAGAATGGTAAGAATATACCGTGTACCGTTATAGAGGCTGGACCATGTGTAGTTACCCAAGTCAGAACCGAAGAGGTAGACGGGTACAGTGCCCTTCAACTTGGTTTCGATGACAAGGCAGAAAAACGTGCTAACAAGGCTGAACTAGGTCATGTTAAAAAGGCAGGCGCTTCTCCCAAGAAAAAAGTCGTAGAATTCCAAGGTTTTGAAGGTGATTACAAATTAGGTGACACCGTTGGTGTAGATCTTTTTGTTGAAGGTGAATTTATTGATGTTATTGGAACATCCAAAGGAAAGGGATTCCAAGGGGTTGTTAAGAGACACGGATTTGGTGGAGTCGGACAAGCTACTCACGGTCAGCATAATAGGCTTAGGGCTCCTGGTTCTATAGGTGCGGCTTCATATCCTGCGAGAGTTTTCAAAGGAATGAGGATGGCCGGAAGAATGGGTGGTGAACGTGTAACTGTTCAAAACCTTAGAGTATTGAAAGTAGTTCCAGAGAAGAATCTTTTAGTAGTAAAAGGTTGTGTTCCTGGTCATAAAAACGCTTACGTAACTATTGAGAAGTAA
- the rpmC gene encoding 50S ribosomal protein L29, whose amino-acid sequence MKKQEIKELSVEGLTEKLAEYKKQHADLKMAHFVTPLENPLQIRKVRRTVARLATELTNRENQ is encoded by the coding sequence ATGAAAAAACAAGAAATTAAAGAATTGTCTGTTGAAGGACTTACGGAAAAACTTGCTGAATATAAGAAGCAGCATGCGGATTTAAAAATGGCGCACTTTGTGACTCCTTTGGAGAACCCTTTACAAATAAGAAAGGTAAGAAGAACTGTTGCGAGGTTAGCTACGGAATTAACAAATAGGGAAAACCAATAA
- the rpsN gene encoding 30S ribosomal protein S14 → MAKESMKARERKRARTVAKYAEKRKALKEAGDYEALQKLPKNASPVRMHNRCKLTGRPKGYMRTFGISRVMFREMANKGLIPGVKKASW, encoded by the coding sequence ATGGCTAAAGAATCAATGAAGGCCCGTGAAAGAAAAAGGGCAAGGACTGTAGCTAAATATGCAGAAAAAAGAAAAGCTTTAAAAGAAGCTGGTGATTACGAAGCACTACAGAAACTGCCTAAAAATGCATCTCCGGTTCGTATGCACAATCGGTGTAAGCTTACAGGAAGACCAAAAGGTTACATGAGAACATTTGGTATTTCCAGGGTTATGTTCAGGGAAATGGCAAATAAGGGTTTGATACCGGGTGTTAAGAAGGCTAGCTGGTAG
- the rpsQ gene encoding 30S ribosomal protein S17, translated as MEEKRNLRKERVGVVTSNKMEKSIVVAEVKRVKHPMYGKFVLKTKKYVAHDEKNDCREGDTVKIMETRPMSKTKCWRLVEILERAK; from the coding sequence ATGGAAGAAAAGAGAAATTTAAGAAAAGAGAGAGTTGGGGTTGTAACCAGTAACAAAATGGAAAAGTCCATCGTTGTTGCGGAGGTAAAACGTGTTAAACACCCTATGTACGGTAAATTCGTTTTAAAAACGAAAAAATACGTTGCACACGACGAAAAGAACGATTGTAGGGAGGGAGACACCGTTAAAATAATGGAAACTCGCCCTATGAGTAAGACCAAGTGTTGGAGGTTAGTAGAAATCTTAGAAAGAGCTAAATAA
- the rpmD gene encoding 50S ribosomal protein L30, whose protein sequence is MAKIKVTQLKSSIKKPQNQKRTLEALGLKRIGQVVEHEDTPNILGMINKVKHLVSTEEA, encoded by the coding sequence ATGGCAAAGATTAAGGTTACACAGTTAAAGAGTAGCATCAAAAAACCTCAAAATCAAAAGCGAACGTTAGAAGCTCTTGGTTTAAAAAGAATTGGTCAGGTGGTAGAGCATGAAGACACCCCTAATATTCTTGGAATGATAAATAAAGTTAAACATCTAGTTTCTACAGAAGAAGCTTAA
- the rplP gene encoding 50S ribosomal protein L16, producing MLQPKRTKFRKMQKGRMKGNASRGHQLSNGMFGIKSVGDAAFLTSRQIEAARIAATRYMKREGQLWIKIFPDKPITKKPLEVRMGKGKGAPEYFVAVVKPGRIMFEVAGVPIDVAREALRLAAQKLPVKTKFITARDYTVEN from the coding sequence ATGTTACAACCGAAAAGAACGAAGTTTCGTAAAATGCAGAAAGGCCGTATGAAAGGTAATGCCAGCAGAGGGCATCAACTTTCTAATGGTATGTTCGGTATCAAGTCTGTAGGAGACGCTGCTTTTTTAACATCACGTCAGATAGAAGCCGCGCGTATCGCAGCGACCAGATATATGAAGAGAGAGGGTCAATTGTGGATTAAAATTTTTCCGGACAAGCCTATTACCAAGAAGCCATTAGAGGTTCGTATGGGTAAAGGTAAGGGTGCTCCTGAATATTTTGTAGCAGTTGTTAAGCCTGGGAGAATAATGTTCGAGGTGGCAGGTGTTCCTATTGATGTTGCTAGAGAAGCATTAAGGTTGGCTGCGCAAAAGTTGCCTGTTAAGACAAAATTTATAACAGCTAGAGATTATACAGTAGAGAATTAA
- the rpsJ gene encoding 30S ribosomal protein S10, translating into MSQKIRIKLKSYDHNLVDKSAEKIVKTVKTTGAVVTGPIPLPTHKKIFTVLRSPHVNKKSREQFQLSSYKRLLDIYSSSSKTIDALMKLELPSGVEVEIKV; encoded by the coding sequence ATGAGTCAAAAAATTAGAATAAAACTTAAATCTTACGATCATAATTTGGTGGACAAATCTGCTGAGAAGATTGTAAAAACGGTAAAGACTACAGGTGCTGTTGTTACTGGGCCAATTCCCTTGCCAACGCACAAGAAAATTTTCACGGTATTGAGGTCACCTCACGTAAATAAAAAGTCACGTGAGCAGTTTCAACTCAGTTCTTATAAGAGATTGTTGGACATATACAGCTCTTCTTCTAAAACTATTGACGCTCTGATGAAATTAGAGTTGCCTAGTGGTGTGGAAGTAGAAATTAAGGTTTAG
- the rpsH gene encoding 30S ribosomal protein S8 codes for MVTDTIADYLTRVRNASRAGHRVVEIPASNLKKAVTKILFDQGYILSYKFEDDKVQGTIKIALKYDKMTKEPVIKKIQRISKPGLRKYAPSEDLPRVLNGLGIAIVSTSHGVMTSKQAKAENVGGEVLCYVY; via the coding sequence ATGGTAACAGATACTATAGCAGATTATCTAACTAGAGTTAGAAATGCAAGTAGAGCAGGTCACAGGGTTGTGGAGATTCCTGCTTCTAACTTAAAAAAAGCAGTAACAAAGATATTGTTCGATCAGGGATATATTCTTAGTTATAAATTTGAGGATGATAAAGTTCAGGGAACTATTAAGATAGCCTTGAAATATGATAAGATGACTAAGGAGCCTGTAATCAAAAAGATACAGCGTATCAGTAAGCCCGGTCTTAGAAAATATGCTCCTAGTGAAGATTTGCCAAGAGTATTGAACGGTCTTGGTATAGCCATAGTCTCTACATCACACGGAGTAATGACAAGTAAGCAGGCCAAGGCAGAGAATGTAGGTGGTGAGGTTTTATGTTACGTATATTAA
- the rplF gene encoding 50S ribosomal protein L6: MSRIGNNPIAIPEGVTIEINDNIITVKGKLGELTQEFSGVSVKVEDGEAFVTRPSDSKEHKAKHGLYRSLILNMVEGVSKGWTKELELVGVGYRASNQGQKLDLALGFSHNIVFDLAPEVKVETISEKGKNPIVKLTSHDKQLVGHIAAKIRSFRKPEPYKGKGVKFVGEILRRKAGKSA, from the coding sequence ATGTCTAGAATAGGAAATAATCCAATAGCAATTCCGGAAGGAGTTACAATAGAAATCAATGATAACATCATTACTGTTAAAGGAAAATTAGGAGAGTTAACTCAAGAATTTTCTGGCGTCAGTGTTAAGGTAGAAGATGGTGAGGCATTCGTGACCAGACCTTCGGATTCAAAGGAACACAAGGCCAAGCACGGACTGTATAGATCATTAATTTTGAATATGGTCGAAGGTGTGTCTAAAGGTTGGACAAAGGAATTGGAGTTGGTTGGTGTAGGTTATCGTGCTAGCAACCAAGGTCAGAAATTGGATTTGGCTTTGGGTTTTTCACATAATATCGTTTTTGATTTAGCTCCAGAGGTTAAAGTTGAAACAATATCGGAAAAAGGGAAGAATCCTATCGTAAAATTAACCTCACATGATAAGCAGTTAGTCGGTCATATAGCCGCTAAAATAAGATCTTTCCGTAAGCCTGAGCCTTACAAAGGAAAAGGTGTTAAGTTTGTAGGTGAAATATTAAGAAGAAAGGCTGGTAAATCAGCTTAA
- the rplR gene encoding 50S ribosomal protein L18, with protein MGLSKTQRKYRIRRRIRKVSVGTAERPRLSVFRSNNEIYAQVINDVEGITLVAASSRDKDIASVNGNKTEIATLVGKAIAEKSVKAGFDKVAFDRGGNLYHGRVKALAEGAREAGLKF; from the coding sequence ATGGGATTATCAAAAACGCAGAGAAAGTATAGAATTCGAAGAAGAATCCGTAAGGTTTCCGTTGGTACTGCTGAAAGACCAAGATTATCGGTTTTTAGGAGTAATAATGAAATTTATGCTCAGGTAATTAATGATGTAGAAGGTATCACTTTGGTAGCGGCATCATCTAGAGATAAGGATATCGCTTCAGTAAATGGGAACAAGACAGAGATAGCTACCCTAGTAGGAAAGGCCATAGCGGAAAAATCGGTTAAAGCCGGTTTCGATAAAGTGGCATTTGATAGAGGTGGTAATTTATATCACGGAAGAGTTAAAGCTTTGGCTGAAGGGGCAAGGGAAGCGGGACTAAAATTCTAA
- the rpsC gene encoding 30S ribosomal protein S3, which produces MGQKTNPIGNRLGIIRGWESNWYGGNDYGDKLAEDNKIRKYIHARLSKASVSRVIIERTLKLITVTVTTARPGIIIGKGGQEVDKLKEELKKITNKEVQINIYEIKRPEVDANLVAASVARQIESRISFRRAIKMAIAAAMRMNAEGIKIQISGRLNGAEMARSESYKDGRIPLSTFRADIDYALHEAQTTYGKLGIKVWIMKGEVYGKRELSPLVGMQKGQSKGSGKQDGPRKPRRRK; this is translated from the coding sequence ATGGGACAGAAAACAAATCCAATAGGAAATCGTCTAGGAATCATTAGAGGTTGGGAATCTAACTGGTATGGTGGTAATGATTATGGTGATAAGCTTGCCGAGGACAATAAGATAAGAAAATATATCCACGCGAGGCTTTCGAAGGCTAGTGTTTCAAGAGTTATTATTGAGCGTACGCTAAAACTTATTACGGTAACCGTTACAACTGCAAGACCTGGTATTATCATCGGGAAAGGTGGACAGGAAGTAGATAAACTTAAGGAAGAGCTTAAGAAGATTACCAACAAGGAAGTACAGATTAATATATACGAGATTAAAAGACCTGAGGTAGATGCTAATCTTGTTGCAGCAAGTGTTGCACGTCAGATTGAAAGTAGAATTTCTTTTAGAAGAGCTATCAAAATGGCAATTGCAGCTGCTATGAGAATGAATGCCGAGGGTATTAAGATTCAGATTTCAGGACGTTTGAATGGTGCGGAAATGGCACGTTCGGAATCCTATAAAGATGGAAGAATTCCACTATCTACTTTTAGAGCGGATATTGATTATGCTTTACATGAGGCACAGACCACCTACGGTAAGTTAGGGATAAAGGTTTGGATTATGAAAGGTGAGGTTTATGGTAAGCGAGAGCTTTCTCCTTTAGTGGGCATGCAAAAAGGTCAGTCTAAGGGTTCAGGTAAACAAGACGGACCTAGAAAACCACGCCGTAGAAAGTAA
- the rplW gene encoding 50S ribosomal protein L23, producing the protein MSVLIKPIITEKMTADSELNNRYGFIVDPKANKIQIKDAVEAAYGVSVKKVRTMNYGPTRKSRYTKTGVQHGKTNAIKKAIVDVVEGDIIDFYSNL; encoded by the coding sequence ATGAGTGTGTTGATAAAGCCAATTATAACGGAAAAAATGACCGCGGATAGCGAGTTGAACAACCGTTATGGTTTCATAGTTGACCCAAAGGCCAACAAGATTCAGATTAAGGATGCTGTTGAGGCAGCTTATGGTGTATCGGTCAAAAAAGTTCGTACCATGAATTACGGACCTACTAGAAAATCCAGATATACAAAAACTGGTGTACAGCATGGTAAAACTAATGCCATTAAAAAGGCAATAGTTGATGTTGTAGAAGGAGATATTATTGATTTTTACAGTAATCTATAA
- the rplX gene encoding 50S ribosomal protein L24 yields the protein MKKLKIKTGDTVRVVAGDHKGSEGKVMVVNLEKNKAIVEGVNMVSKHEKPSAKNPQGGIVKKEALIHVSNLSLIDPKSGDTTRVGYDMRDGKKVRFSKKSNEVI from the coding sequence ATGAAGAAGTTAAAAATCAAAACTGGAGATACTGTCAGAGTTGTTGCAGGAGATCATAAAGGTTCCGAAGGCAAAGTGATGGTTGTAAATCTAGAAAAGAATAAGGCTATAGTGGAAGGCGTAAACATGGTTTCTAAACACGAGAAGCCTAGTGCTAAGAATCCACAGGGTGGCATTGTAAAAAAAGAAGCTTTGATTCATGTGTCAAACTTGTCTTTGATTGATCCTAAATCGGGTGATACCACAAGAGTAGGTTATGATATGAGGGATGGAAAAAAAGTGAGATTTTCTAAGAAATCTAATGAAGTAATTTAG
- the rplB gene encoding 50S ribosomal protein L2 gives MSVRKLKPITPGQRFRVVNGFDAITADKPEKSLLAPLKKSGGRNSQGKMTMRQKGGGHKRRYRVIDFKRDKQDVVATVKSIQYDPNRTAFIALLEYSDGEKRYIVAQNGLQVDQKVSSGTNAAPEIGNALPLSEIPLGTIISCIELRPGQGAVMARSAGTFAQLMAKDGKFVTVKMPSGETRLILSACMATIGAISNSDHQLLVSGKAGRSRWLGRRPRTRPVAMNPVDHPMGGGEGRASGGHPRSRNGIPAKGFRTRSKTKSTNKYIIERRKK, from the coding sequence ATGTCAGTTAGAAAATTAAAACCAATCACTCCTGGACAGCGTTTTAGAGTAGTAAACGGATTTGACGCCATTACTGCTGATAAGCCGGAGAAAAGCTTGCTTGCTCCGTTAAAAAAGTCCGGAGGTAGAAACAGTCAAGGTAAAATGACCATGCGCCAAAAGGGTGGTGGGCATAAGAGAAGATATCGTGTTATCGATTTCAAAAGAGATAAACAGGATGTAGTCGCTACTGTTAAATCAATTCAGTACGATCCTAATAGAACGGCGTTTATCGCGTTGTTGGAATATTCTGATGGAGAGAAGAGATACATCGTGGCTCAAAATGGGTTGCAAGTGGATCAAAAAGTTTCTTCTGGTACAAATGCTGCTCCGGAAATCGGTAATGCTTTGCCACTAAGTGAAATACCTTTAGGAACAATAATTTCTTGTATAGAATTACGACCCGGTCAAGGTGCTGTGATGGCAAGAAGTGCTGGTACTTTTGCTCAGTTGATGGCTAAGGACGGTAAATTTGTGACGGTTAAAATGCCATCTGGTGAGACAAGGCTCATTTTGTCGGCGTGTATGGCAACTATTGGCGCCATATCCAATTCTGATCATCAATTGCTAGTATCAGGTAAGGCCGGTAGAAGTAGATGGTTGGGTAGAAGACCTAGAACTAGACCTGTAGCAATGAACCCTGTTGATCACCCAATGGGCGGTGGTGAAGGAAGAGCTTCTGGTGGTCATCCAAGATCAAGAAACGGTATTCCTGCAAAAGGATTTAGAACTCGTTCGAAGACGAAGAGTACCAATAAGTATATAATAGAACGTAGAAAGAAATAA
- the rplN gene encoding 50S ribosomal protein L14 produces MLQQESRLKVADNTGAKEVLTIRVLGGTKRRYASIGDKIVVTVKEATPNGGIKKGAVSTAVVVRTKKEVRRPDGSYIRFDDNACVLLNPTGEMRGTRVFGPVARELRDKQFMKIVSLAPEVL; encoded by the coding sequence ATGTTACAGCAAGAATCTAGACTAAAGGTGGCGGATAATACAGGAGCAAAGGAAGTTTTAACTATCCGTGTTCTTGGAGGTACCAAAAGAAGATATGCTTCTATTGGAGACAAAATTGTGGTTACCGTTAAGGAAGCTACGCCAAATGGGGGTATTAAAAAAGGTGCAGTTTCTACGGCAGTAGTTGTTCGAACCAAGAAAGAAGTAAGAAGACCTGATGGTTCTTATATAAGATTCGATGATAATGCTTGCGTTCTTCTTAACCCTACTGGGGAGATGAGGGGTACACGTGTTTTTGGACCTGTAGCTCGAGAATTGAGAGATAAGCAGTTCATGAAAATTGTTTCATTGGCCCCTGAGGTATTATAA
- the rpsE gene encoding 30S ribosomal protein S5, with translation MFQKYKNVETVKPGGLDLKDRLVGVQRVTKVTKGGRAFGFSAIVVVGDENGVVGHGLGKSKEVATAIAKAIEDGKKNLIRIPLNKGTLPHEQKGKFGGARVYIQPASHGTGVIAGGAVRAVLEAVGVHDVLSKSQGSSNPHNVVKATFDALLQLRDARTVAQQRGVSLEKVFKG, from the coding sequence ATGTTTCAAAAATATAAAAACGTAGAGACTGTAAAACCAGGCGGCTTAGATCTTAAAGATAGATTGGTCGGAGTACAGCGTGTTACTAAGGTTACAAAGGGTGGTAGGGCATTTGGCTTTTCTGCGATTGTAGTAGTAGGAGATGAAAACGGAGTTGTTGGTCATGGCCTTGGAAAATCAAAGGAAGTGGCTACGGCAATTGCAAAGGCAATTGAAGACGGAAAAAAGAATTTGATTCGTATCCCTTTGAATAAAGGTACGCTGCCACACGAGCAAAAAGGTAAATTCGGTGGAGCACGTGTTTATATCCAACCTGCTTCGCATGGTACCGGTGTAATTGCTGGTGGTGCCGTTAGAGCGGTACTGGAGGCCGTTGGCGTTCATGACGTACTGTCAAAATCACAGGGTTCCTCAAACCCCCACAACGTAGTTAAGGCAACTTTTGATGCTTTATTACAATTAAGGGATGCAAGAACAGTTGCACAACAAAGAGGAGTTTCTTTAGAGAAAGTTTTTAAAGGTTAA
- the rplE gene encoding 50S ribosomal protein L5 — translation MTYVSRLKKEYKERIVSALTEEFGYKNVMQVPKLEKIVVSRGVGAAVADKKLIDHAVDEMTMITGQKAIATMSKKDVAAFKLRKGMPIGAKVTLRGERMYEFLDRLVTSALPRVRDFQGIKATGFDGRGNYNLGITEQIIFPEINIDKINRINGMDITFVTSAETDKEAKSLLTELGLPFKKN, via the coding sequence ATGACTTACGTTTCAAGATTAAAGAAAGAATATAAAGAGCGCATTGTATCTGCGCTTACTGAGGAATTTGGTTACAAAAATGTAATGCAGGTGCCTAAATTAGAAAAGATAGTTGTGAGCAGAGGGGTTGGTGCAGCTGTAGCCGATAAAAAGCTTATTGATCACGCCGTAGACGAAATGACTATGATAACAGGTCAAAAGGCTATAGCCACTATGTCCAAGAAGGATGTTGCGGCCTTTAAACTCAGAAAGGGTATGCCTATCGGAGCAAAGGTTACGTTAAGAGGTGAACGCATGTACGAGTTTTTAGATAGACTTGTTACATCCGCTTTACCAAGGGTAAGGGATTTTCAAGGAATTAAGGCTACGGGTTTTGATGGTAGAGGAAATTACAACTTGGGTATTACGGAACAAATTATTTTTCCGGAGATAAATATTGATAAAATCAATAGAATCAACGGTATGGATATCACCTTTGTTACTTCTGCAGAGACAGATAAGGAGGCAAAGTCATTATTAACGGAATTGGGATTACCTTTTAAAAAGAACTAG
- the rplD gene encoding 50S ribosomal protein L4, translated as MKVAVLDIKGKDTGRKANLSEDVFGIEPNNHAVYLDVRQYLAHQRQGTHKSKERAEIAGSTRKIKKQKGTGTARAGSIKSPIFRGGGRIFGPRPKDYTQKLNKNLKRLARKSALSLKSKDKAILVVEDFDFDTPKTKDFVQVLKSLGLENKKSLIVLGDSNKGVYLSSRNFKGSDVVTHSELSTYKILNANSLVLLEGSLEGIESNLNNK; from the coding sequence ATGAAGGTAGCAGTTTTAGATATAAAAGGCAAAGATACGGGCAGAAAGGCAAACCTTTCTGAGGACGTATTCGGTATAGAGCCCAACAATCATGCAGTATACCTGGATGTGAGGCAATATTTGGCTCATCAAAGGCAAGGTACTCATAAGTCCAAGGAAAGAGCAGAGATTGCAGGTAGTACTAGAAAGATAAAGAAACAAAAAGGAACAGGTACTGCTAGAGCTGGTAGTATTAAATCCCCGATTTTTAGAGGTGGTGGACGTATATTTGGCCCTAGACCTAAGGATTATACCCAAAAATTGAATAAAAACTTAAAGCGTTTGGCTAGAAAATCTGCGCTGAGTTTAAAGTCAAAGGATAAGGCGATTTTAGTCGTAGAAGACTTTGATTTTGATACACCTAAAACAAAAGATTTTGTACAGGTTTTAAAGTCTTTAGGGCTTGAAAACAAAAAGTCTTTAATTGTGTTGGGCGATTCAAATAAAGGCGTATATTTGTCTTCGCGTAATTTTAAGGGTTCAGATGTTGTAACTCATTCAGAATTAAGTACTTACAAAATACTCAACGCGAATAGCTTGGTATTGTTGGAAGGGTCATTAGAAGGAATAGAGTCGAACTTAAATAATAAGTAA
- the rpsS gene encoding 30S ribosomal protein S19 produces the protein MARSLKKGPYVHYSLEKKIQQSASSGKKSVIKTWSRASMITPDFVGMTIAVHNGRQFVPVFVTENMVGHKLGEFSPTRSFRGHAGAKNKGKK, from the coding sequence ATGGCACGTTCACTAAAAAAAGGACCTTACGTTCACTATAGTCTGGAAAAGAAAATCCAGCAAAGCGCTTCATCTGGCAAAAAGTCTGTTATCAAGACTTGGTCCAGAGCATCTATGATCACTCCTGATTTCGTAGGAATGACGATAGCAGTGCACAACGGAAGACAATTTGTACCGGTTTTCGTAACGGAAAACATGGTAGGACATAAATTGGGAGAATTTTCACCAACAAGATCGTTCAGGGGTCATGCGGGTGCAAAAAACAAAGGTAAAAAGTAA
- the rplV gene encoding 50S ribosomal protein L22 → MGVRKKQMAERIKAEKKKVAFAKLNNCPTSPRKMRLVADLVRGEKVEKALAILRFNPKEASRKLEKLLLSALANWQAKNEDASLEDADLVVAEIRVDSGAMLKRLRPAPQGRAHRIRKRSNHVTLVLGSKNNIES, encoded by the coding sequence ATGGGAGTTCGTAAAAAACAAATGGCCGAAAGAATAAAGGCAGAGAAAAAGAAAGTAGCTTTTGCAAAATTGAATAATTGCCCTACCTCCCCTAGGAAAATGAGGCTTGTTGCTGATTTGGTTCGTGGTGAGAAGGTAGAGAAGGCCTTGGCTATCTTAAGATTTAATCCTAAAGAGGCTTCTAGAAAGTTAGAGAAGCTACTGTTGTCCGCTTTGGCCAACTGGCAAGCAAAGAATGAGGATGCGAGTTTGGAAGATGCTGACTTGGTCGTTGCTGAAATTAGGGTTGATAGTGGTGCGATGTTAAAGAGACTTCGTCCTGCACCTCAAGGTAGAGCACATAGAATCAGAAAACGTTCTAACCACGTTACTTTAGTGTTGGGGTCTAAAAATAATATAGAAAGCTAG